One Ciconia boyciana chromosome 9, ASM3463844v1, whole genome shotgun sequence genomic window carries:
- the LOC140656646 gene encoding metallothionein-2, which produces MDPQDCTCVAGDSCSCAGSCKCKNCRCRSCRKSCCSCCPASCSNCAKGCVCKEPASSKCSCCH; this is translated from the exons ATGGACCCCCAGGACTGCACGTGTGTCGCCG GTGACTCCTGCTCCTGCGCCGGGTCCTGCAAGTGCAAGAACTGCCGCTGCCGGAGCTGCCGCAAGA gctgctgctcctgctgccctgcgAGCTGCAGCAACTGTGCCAAGGGCTGCGTGTGCAAGGAGCCGGCCAGCAGCAAgtgcagctgctgccactga